The DNA window AGTGTTGACGTTGCATATTGGTTATAAAAGCAAGTTGAATCTAAACCTCATTTTtactaattaaattaggttttaGTTACTATTAGATGGCATTGGCTTAGTTAAGTGCAACATGACATCAAAAGATCCAATTAAAAGAGTCGACAAGAGATGTTTGAGAAAATTGAATATATCCGACGACATGAGATGTTAagaaaactaaatatattcttGTTTGTTGTAATAAGGTGAATTGTTgttgtcaaaaaaattagtcatcactaattaatttttttatcgtatacACCaccataaaactattttatttattcttattaGCAACCAACATTGAATTTTGATATTAAGACAGTTGAGATTAGTTCAATATAATTTGAATAGATTGTATAACTCTACCTGCATTGGTTGTCCATACAATCGCAATTCATAATGGAAAGAAACATATAGCTATTtacatttttgtttatgtatGTCATATAAGAGtatcttattcattttttcctacaaaccatataggaaaaataaggtaaaagttaaaactaGTTTTCAACACTTTcaaatctttttatataaaaacatctAACTGTTGAGAACTTCGAATTGAGACATTATTTACATACCAAATAGAAAAGGATTGAACTATACAAGGGGTACGTCATGAAGGATTGTACATGATTCACTACAAAGAAGTCAATCACAACATTTCATAAAATGTGAAACCCGTAGTGTGTGTTTTTCTGAGAGAATTGTTGAGGGTTATGATATCTACTATCTGGATGATGAGTGTGGGAGTTTAGAAAGGATTGGTAGAGGGAGTTTAGTTGGCAATTGGGAGTGAATTCCACATTTGAATGTGAGGGCTTAAATCTAAAAGGTATATTGAACCCAATGTTGACCAAAAAGTGAAACTACAACTATGATGTTATCGGTTGTAAGAAAAATAGGACAAAAAGACATACGGATTTTAACATGGAAATCTTTGTGGGCCCGCGGGTTGCTCACCGGTTGGCTGTATATAATGTTTAAACTGACCAAAATAGCTGAATGCATCTCTCCTCATCTTAGCTAAAGCTGAACACATGGCATATCTGGCATGAATGGCGTATATAGTATCGTTCATATTCTATCCGTAATCATGTCCAGAGCATATGTATTAGATTCAGTTCCAATTCAGATTTGGGCCCACGGAGCAGCAAACAAAATCTGCTCGGATGGAGCCCGGCCATGGAGATGCCCGGTGCATTCgcgaaacttttttattttttaaacatttttaataaataattttattataaaaaaccgTATAAATCTTTTGGCCATGCAATCAACGTTGGTGTGGTGAAACAGCTTGCCACGTCATTGTCGGTAGCGTCACGCCGACCATGTTacgtggcagcgttgtcttgccacatACGCCACCAACACTGCcgtggccaaaagattcagttttaaaaaaattatacccgatggtttagtaataaaattatttgctaaaaaagttatttaataaaagaatTCTGCGTTTGCCCGCGGCTGCTCCGTACGTTTGGTCCCTTGGGTGTTGCCGCATCGAGAATCGTGTGCACACACTCTGCAGTAGTTTTTCATCTCTACATTATTATCACGTTCGTCTTTTCGGTTttgaaaactttaaattttcatcttaaatttaaatttgactttagatttttttttatttatattttattactagACTTGGCTTTTATGGGAACACATATATGAATGTtttattatagattttttttgttgtaaaatatgtcgtttggttttttccatgaaaagaTAATTATCCCATGTGACTTGCTTCTgagatgaaaaaacaaaaagtagAATCCTACTTAGGAACTAATCCATGTAGCAATGTGCAATAGACACGTGTAAGCATTAGGTTATCGTACTATGAgcgaataaaataaaataatataaaataaaataaaataatataaacaatctataaaaaatgatgtgatTACGCGAATGAAAGAGGAGATAAGAGAGAGCAAAGGTaggatataaatttatagctagctacaacaCAGCATCCATACGGCTACATGGACCCGTTCTCATGTCATCGActcatcgccgccgctggtgGCTGCCGCACCCACTAAGGCTGCATTGTAAAGTAAAGTTCTTATTAGTCAATTAGCTGCATGTAAAACAAGAAACGTGATTAGTATATGACTaatcaattatttattattaaaacttTGAAAAGTAGATTTATTTGGTTCTTTAAAAGCAACTTGTATATAGAAGTTTCCGTATGACATATACTATTTAaccgtttaaaaaaatatgatactaaAAATCCAAGAATTAACCAAGCCTAATCTCTACTACTTAAAAGTGGAGTCGTCCATTCTACTCCCTGTCTAACGTCACTTAAAAACCAtcgcttaaaaaaaataatttcttttaaaaaatcgtTTCTTTGCTCGGTGGGCCTGTGCAGTCAATCATCAGTTGTATGAATAGTTTCTCTCTTATATGTGTCTGTACAGTTCACCAATCAGTTGCATGTACATGTCGCAGTGCATAAGCATATTTAATATGCTGAAAAGGCGGCACAACATCAGCGGAATGGTATGGGCAGCATTCACAACAGCATCCGATCGGAATGGAccagccatgcatgcagatcGAGATCGATGCTAGCTTAGCTTTGCTCATGGCAACCGCGATGTTAATCACGTTAATGATATGATACTCCTGCGCGTCGCGGAAGAAAACACAAACACGCCCATTGAGATATATGAACGGGTAGAGAGACATTATCAAGTATAAATTGTACTGGCAAGTGTTGAGACTACGTCTTGGTGATGAAAAGAAATTGTAAGCTAAGCTAGTTTATGGTTTAGTTATCTCAGAGAAGAAGTCAATTTAAGATGTGATATAAGATAttagagaaaaccaaaaatatattggtcGTATGCATCTATGTATATGTGTCGTTAAttataggaataaaaaaataatggcatTAGTATTTACTTTTTTCATCAGTATTGCATAAAACTTTCTTTATCTATTGGAGTTGACCCTAGTAATCGAAAGATTGTTAATTTTTCACTGTGGTAGAGGTGtttgaacatattttttaattcaatatatatttcagtTTGGATACATAGTGTAAAAGATGTgcaatttggtttattttttaactgccACCAGGTTAATAAGAATGCAGACATGTTGTTGGTTAGTTTCATGgtgatatatatagcaaacacatttaagtaaataaatttgGAGAATACAAATACATTGAATGAATAACATATGAAAATCAGAAATTAGACTATGCATTTTAGCACGATAAAATGTCATTTTGTCTCTATCCATTACAAGTCAGCTGTAAAATCTGGTAACGCATCCCTCATCTCTCAAAATCCGATTTTTATTGACGTGGTTGGTTTGACTCGACCATCCTCCCACGTGCCGGTGACATGGCATTAAAGGAAAAACTAAAtgattcaaattaaaataaaatatgtgagaCTCATATATcgttcaaacaaaaaaaatattattgaacCTACGTGTAAGTGGGTCCCAACCCCCTCACGGTAGCACACCGCCGGCAGCCGCGGCAGCGAGCTCCTCCGGCACACGGCACGGTGAGGCACTGCACGCACGAGATCCTCCACGCCGCTTGGGCTGCCTTCCGGGCATCCCCACCATCACCGCGCGCCGCTGACGCCGACAGCCGACGTTCGTGATCAAGACGTTCGGGGgatttgcttcggtccaacaaaaagtatctcgaggtatcgaatcgtttctcaccattggatctaactgAGTAGGATACATATGTCAGGGGCGGTACCAAGCGTGAGGCAGCTCAGGCTGAAGCCCTACGTCtggcaaaaaaattattagaaaattaatattttttagttaaaatttaatcaaaagatttatattttatttttaagcccTAGTCTTAGTAAATTTTTGATTCCACCACTGCGTATTGTTAGattcaacgatcagaaatgatttggtaccgtgagataccgttatctcgagatactttttattatcttttgttggactgaaatGAACCTCGACGTTCGGAGCGTGCTGCATGGGCGACATCTTCAGCTTAATTCCCCTGCTCGCTGCTGCTCAACACCCCCGACATGTTCGCCACCCCCGACGACGGCCGGCCATGGCGTGTTCACCTACGGAGGAGGACTGAGTATATGGAGCCatcgagctcggcggcgaggccatCGGCATGCAAGCACGACCAAGCTGCTCCACCTCATCCAGGTCGACCTCTTCTACCACCTCATCCACAACGCCACCGAGCCCAGCCCCGAGCCCTCTCGTCCTCTCCATGATCTGCAGCACAGCGGTGTTCGTCCAGGTTCCTGAAGCTGTAGCTGGAAGCGTTCTTCATGTGCGTGctactgcggcggcggcgccgccgccgccgaaggaGGTGGCGAACGAGGGGCTCATCAGCTATTCTGCCGATGACGACGGtgcagctgcagcctgcaggcgTTCGACGGCCTTGTCAAcatgcatattttatttcccacaaaaataaaaggatgaagggtgagagagaggagggaagaaATGGTGAGGTGGAGGGGTGGGACTCactgatatttttattattttatttgactgACTTACGTGtcatgtatattttattttaatttttattgttttaattttgtttctgacTAGTCACGACAACACCATATCAACAGAAGTCAACAGAAGGTGGACTCAGTAATGTTATTTGTATCGGTTTTGAGAGGTGAGAGATGCATCGTACATGTTTTTACAATTGAAAATCCATACTCACCCTCAAGTCGAGAGAGAcgaaatgatatttttcacgtttaaacatccgatatgtTCCTCCTAATCCAATTCATAGTCTGATTGGGCCAAATACTAAACAACAACAGTTTCAGCCTATGCTTGTGCCCCCACCCCACAATTATGTTCTCCAAAATGGTTGTTCAAAATGTTTGTTTGTTATACTTGTGGAGATGTGAATTTTGTTCGgcaataacaaaaatatgtgtaaTTAGCCACTTGCCCAAATAGTCTTAGACAacctcaaaaaaaattgaaatgcaTATGGCATGTTTTGAATATTGAGTAATCCCATGATGAGATTTTGTTGTTCATTAACTGTTTCATATCTACTTAAGTAATGGTCTTAGAGGTGTCGTtagttattattgttgttttagAGTTTGCTCATCATTACCATCTTTCATCGTGCACTAACTCATACGGTCATGCCATGTCAAATTTTAATTGTAGAGTCAactattagttataaatttatattaaagcTAACATATACACTAGGTTAGTTGTAAGGTTGGCTTATGTATATTTTCGCAATTCCTTTCACACATGTATATTCATGTAAAACGAAGGGGGAAAGGTATATTTTTCCCTATTATTGGGTAGCTcccattatttttcatgtttgaccATATCTGTGCAGTTTGCTTTGATGTCTATAACTCTTCAACATTTTACATCTAGATTTAATATACaaatcaacaaaaagaaacaaatctaGTAGAGTTTTTTCTCAATGTGCAAATCGAGATAATGTTTTATGGCATTTTATGTTTGTTTGTATTATTTTGTAGCATTTAAGAATAAGGAAGTGCTGGTGGGACAGCCGGAGATGTGTGTTTGTTGTGTTTTAATATATTCTTCTAGTTTCTCTTGGCCGTCATTTGGTAGGACTCTAAACTTTAACTTGTAGCTCCAAACTCCTACTTCAGTATAAACTAGTTCCCATAGGAGCTAGAGAgtagctaaaaaaattatttggctAGATTGGTCAACTTAAAACTCTTGAAAGAGAGGATAGATGGTGGTTTGATAATAAACCCTTGTGGTTTTAGGGGTAATTGAGTGGCAGTTTTGCATGATTAGTATGGTGGGTCTTTTCGGGTGGAGTGGAGCTATAGAGGAGCAAAAACCTAGCTTCACccatgtagtttattttttaggaatAGTTCTACTACAGCTCTAGAACTGTTTGACTAGCTTGGCTAGCTCCAGAACCATGAAAGAGAGGGTAGGGGATAGGTTAGTAATAATACCTTGTAACTTATATTGTATTCATGATGAAAATCACATAATTGACTATTACCAATTGGATGTAGTTtactactaattatttttctttgagcctttttctcatccttgagGAAGTaacatgaggtaccactgttttctatataaaatttggtaccttttagtacctaaggtaccaagagataccaaattttacatagaaaatagtggtacctcttAGTACCTCCTCAAAGAtgttaaaattgctctttttctTTACAATTAGAACAACATAATTGTACGATTGTTATGTTCATCGTAGAAAAAGCACTGTatagagagaggaagagaataGATTAGGGATACATGGGTGACAATTTTGTgtaattacatataaaaacttGAAGGTAGTGAGTATTTTGGCATGGAGTGGAGTTGTTCAGCAGCAAAAAGGACATAATTTTGACTCTAGATAAGTATGTTGGAGTTAGGAGTAAAACTATGTCAAACAGTACCTTAGTcatgaaaattaaaaccatAAAGGAAGGCATCATTGTTTTTGGACGAGAGCATACCCACAGCGGCACCAAAAAGCAACCGCGAAAATCTCATAATTCACCTTTTGTAATCTCGCATAATTGCAATGTTTCTTTCTTGAGAAAATAACCATTAAAACGGTTCTTCAAAAAAACACCAAACTCCTTTTGTCATAGACTTATAGTCCAAGTTATATAAAACTGGCATATTACACGTAACCCTATGtcaaaaaatttcacaaaaccacGTCACTAACCAATTTAACATGATATCATAGCGAAATAACGAtgcttaattttatatagctATAAGTGGTATATGACGtgtaaaaaacttataaatcCGACataattatacatataatcTTTAGAACTCATAATTATAGTGCATATATTGaagaataattaatcaataatatGGCCGGTTTCGTGAAACAATAGAACTTATAATTATGTGCCacataccaaaaattttgtgattttatgAAACTTGGATCATAACACATATaagattttgtaaaatttactcttattTTACTGCTCCTTGAATTGCAATTGCAAGATCTCCTGATTTTGGCGACCTAAGCTAACTCTCCTGTTTCTTAGGCgctcttcttctctcttcgcTGCCAAGATCCGCTTCTTTCTCCTTCTGTTGCTCTGCGCTATCGACGCCAGCCACACCCCCATCAACCTTTTCGATCCGATCCCTCATGTTTCTTGATTCTTGAGATCGATCTGATGCAACAATCAACACTGTTCTAGCTAGTTGATCGTAATCAATCAAGGTTCGTGCCACCGTGCTGTGTTTGATGTGTAGATTTGATCTGTTCGTGCATTGCACTTGATGCGTTTGGTTTCTTGATGTGTTGCAGGATCCATGGCGATCAAGAGCGTCGGGTCAGGGGGGCGGAGCCCGCTCGGCATGGTGGTCGCCGTCGGCCTGTGCTGCTTCTTCTACGTGCTCGGCGCGTGGCAGCGCAGCGGATACGGCAAGGGCGACAGCATCGCGATGGCGGTGAAccggcagacggcggcggcctgcggcggcggcgacggcgtggcggcggtgggacTCAGCTTCGAGACGcaccacggcggcgggggcgggggcggggacaACGAGACCGGCGcgggggcgcgggcggcgccggagttcgcggcgtgcgcggcggcgctggcggacCACACGCCGTGCCACGACCAGGAGCGCGCCATGAAGTTCCCGCGCAAGGACATGGTGTACCGGGAGCGGCACTGCCCGCCCGACGGCAAGCGGCTGCGGTGCCTcgtcccggcgccgccggggtaCAGGACGCCGTTCCCGTGGCCGAGGAGCCGCGACTACGTGCCGTTCGCCAACGCGCCGTACAAGAGCCTCACCGTCGAGAAGGCCGTGCAGAACTGGGTGCAGTACGAGGGCAACGTCTTCCGcttccccggcggcggcacgcagTTCCCCCACGGCGCCGACAAGTACATCGACCAGCTCGCCTCCGTCGTCCCCTTCAACGACGGCTCCGTCCGCACCGTCCTCGATACCGGCTGCGGCGTAAGTataccgcccccgccgccgccattggtCCATAGCTTGACGTCGATGTGATCCATGGCGATGCAGGTGGCGAGCCTGGGCGCGTACCTGGACGCGCGGGGGGTGATCGCCATGTCCTTCGCGCCGCGCGACTCGCACGAGGCGCAGGTGCAGTTTGCGCTGGAGCGCGGCGTGCCGGCCTTCATCGGCGTCCTCGGCTCCGTCAAGCTCCCCTTCCCGCCCCGCTCCTTCGACATGGCCCACTGCTCCCGCTGCCTCATCCCCTGGTCCGGCAACGGTACGCCACcggccaccctcgccgccgccggcgacgaacaCGACGAACTACTCCCGGCGATGCAATTAGTAACAAGCACGAACTTTGATGGTGCAGGTGGGATGTACATGATGGAGATCGACCGGGTGCTCCGGCCGGGCGGCTACTGGGTGCTCTCCGGCCCGCCGATCAACTGGAAGGCGAACCACAAGAAGTGGGAGCGCACGGAGGcggacctcgccgccgagcaGCAGCGGATCGAGGAGTACGCCCAGATGCTCTGCTGGGAGAAGCTCGCCGAGATCCACGAGATCGCCATCTGGCGCAAGCgcccggacgccgccgccgcgccggcctgcCCGGCCAGACCGGCCGACGTGCGGACGTGCGACGCCGCGGCCAACCCGGACGACGTCTGGTACAAGAACATGGAGACGTGCAtcacgccggccgccgccgccgccgccccaggcgccggcgagctgcagCCGTTCCCGGCAAGGCTGAACGCCGCGGTGCCGccacgcgtcgccgccggcgaggtgccCGGGCTCACCGCCGAGTCGTACGCGGAAGAGAACCGGCGGTGGGAGAAGCACGTGAGTGCGTACAAGAAGGTGAACCGCAGGCTCGACGGCGACCGGTACCGGAACATCATGGACATGAACGCCGGCGTGGGgggcttcgccgccgccgtcttctccCGCAAGTCGTGGGTCATGAACGTCGTGCCCACCGTCGCCGAGCTCTCCACCCTCGGCGTCGTCTACGAGAGGGGCCTCATCGGCATATACCATGACTGGTAATCCATCCATTTTGCAGCGTTTCCATTGATTTCTTGCTGCCTTCCATGACCTGATTATGTTCAAGCAATAACATGTAGCaactcttcttctttttctgcaGGTGTGAGGCATTCTCGACTTACCCAAGAACCTAT is part of the Oryza brachyantha chromosome 11, ObraRS2, whole genome shotgun sequence genome and encodes:
- the LOC102715351 gene encoding probable methyltransferase PMT2, coding for MAIKSVGSGGRSPLGMVVAVGLCCFFYVLGAWQRSGYGKGDSIAMAVNRQTAAACGGGDGVAAVGLSFETHHGGGGGGGDNETGAGARAAPEFAACAAALADHTPCHDQERAMKFPRKDMVYRERHCPPDGKRLRCLVPAPPGYRTPFPWPRSRDYVPFANAPYKSLTVEKAVQNWVQYEGNVFRFPGGGTQFPHGADKYIDQLASVVPFNDGSVRTVLDTGCGVASLGAYLDARGVIAMSFAPRDSHEAQVQFALERGVPAFIGVLGSVKLPFPPRSFDMAHCSRCLIPWSGNGGMYMMEIDRVLRPGGYWVLSGPPINWKANHKKWERTEADLAAEQQRIEEYAQMLCWEKLAEIHEIAIWRKRPDAAAAPACPARPADVRTCDAAANPDDVWYKNMETCITPAAAAAAPGAGELQPFPARLNAAVPPRVAAGEVPGLTAESYAEENRRWEKHVSAYKKVNRRLDGDRYRNIMDMNAGVGGFAAAVFSRKSWVMNVVPTVAELSTLGVVYERGLIGIYHDWCEAFSTYPRTYDLIHGDGVFTLYKDKCKMEDILLEMDRILRPEGTVILRDDVEVLLKVQRIAGGMRWRTMMANHEDSPRIPEKVLYAVKRYWTAGDEGSSSSSEPEPEKKTVGSSSEEKSSEEEEEKAASSSEEKGSEE